One stretch of Vulpes lagopus strain Blue_001 chromosome 12, ASM1834538v1, whole genome shotgun sequence DNA includes these proteins:
- the LOC121473405 gene encoding keratin, type I cytoskeletal 27: MSVRFSSASRRLGSSGGAGFGAGNACGVPGIGSSFSCAFGGSSSAGGYGGGSASCAAFTGNEHGLLSGNEKVTMQNLNDRLASYLENVRALEEANADLEQKIKGWYEKFGPGSCRGLDHDYSRYFPIIDDLRNQIISATTSNANIILQNDNARLTADDFRLKFENEQALHQSVDADVSGLRRVLDELTLCRTDLEIQLETLSEELAYLKKNHEEEMKALQCAAGGNVNVEMNAAPGVDLTVLLNNMRAEYEALAEQNRRDAEAWFNEKSASLQQQISDDAGATTSARNELTEMKRTLQTLEIELQSLLAMKHSLECSLTETEGNYCTQLAQIQAQIGALEEQLHQVRTETEGQKLEYEQLLDIKVHLEKEIETYCRLIDGEDGSCVKSKGYGGPGNQIKESSKTTMVKTIVEEIDPRGKVLSSRVHTVEEKSTKANNVKSEQRVPS; encoded by the exons ATGTCTGTGCGCTTTTCTTCTGCATCCAGACGGCTTGGTTCTAGTGGGGGAGCAGGTTTTGGGGCTGGAAATGCATGCGGTGTGCCAGGCATTGGAAGTAGCTTCTCCTGTGCTTTTGGGGGCAGCTCATCTGCAGGAGGCTATGGCGGGGGAAGTGCTTCTTGCGCTGCTTTCACAGGAAATGAGCATGGCCTCCTGTCCGGCAATGAGAAGGTGACCATGCAGAACCTCAATGACCGCTTGGCCTCCTACCTGGAGAATGTGCGAGCACTAGAAGAGGCCAACGCTGACCTGGAGCAGAAGATCAAGGGCTGGTATGAGAAATTTGGGCCTGGTTCTTGCCGTGGTCTTGATCATGACTACAGCAGATACTTCCCAATAATTGATGACCTTAGGAACCAG ATCATTTCTGCAACTACCAGCAATGCCAATATTATCCTGCAAAATGATAATGCAAGACTAACGGCTGATGACTTCAGGCTAAA GTTTGAAAACGAACAGGCCCTTCACCAGAGTGTTGATGCAGATGTCAGCGGTTTGCGCAGGGTCCTGGATGAGCTGACTCTGTGCAGAACTGACCTGGAGATCCAGCTGGAAACTCTGAGCGAGGAGCtggcctacctcaagaagaatCACGAGGAG GAAATGAAGGCGCTGCAGTGCGCGGCGGGAGGGAACGTGAACGTGGAGATGAACGCGGCGCCCGGGGTGGACCTCACCGTCCTGCTGAACAACATGCGGGCCGAGTACGAAGCCCTGGCTGAGCAGAACCGCAGGGACGCCGAGGCCTGGTTCAACGAGAAG AGCGCTTCCCTGCAGCAGCAGATTTCTGACGATGCTGGTGCCACCACCTCGGCTCGAAATGAACTTACAGAGATGAAACGTACTCTTCAAACCCTGGAGATCGAGCTTCAGTCCCTCTTAGCAATG AAACACTCCCTGGAATGCTCCCTGACTGAGACCGAAGGCAACTACTGCACACAGCTCGCCCAGATCCAGGCTCAGATTGGAGCCCTAGAGGAGCAGCTGCACCAGGTCAGAACCGAGACTGAGGGCCAGAAGCTGGAGTATGAGCAGCTGCTCGACATCAAGGTCCACctggaaaaagaaattgagacCTATTGCCGCCTGATTGATGGAGAAGATGG CTCTTGTGTTAAATCAAAAGGCTATGGAGGACCAGGAAATcagataaaag AGTCATCTAAAACCACCATGGTTAAAACAATTGTTGAAGAAATAGATCCTCGTGGCAAAGTTCTCTCATCCAGAGTTCACACTGTAGAAGAGAAATCCACCAAAGCCAACAATGTGAAGAGTGAACAGAGGGTGCCTTCCTGA